TGCTGATTTAGCTGACAGGGCTTTTGATCATATTTTAGGATTTATTAAACCCGGAATATCAGAAAAAGCAGTTGCTCTTGAGCTTGAAGTTTTCATGCGCTCTCAAGGTGCAACAAGCTCATCCTTCGAGACAATTGTAGCTTCTGGAGAACGTTCAGCACTTCCACACGGGATTGCCAGCGATCGGATTATTGGGCGAGATGAATTCGTTAAGCTCGATTATGGAGCTTACTACAAGGGATATTGCTCAGATATTACACGAACAGTAGTCGTGGGCAAGCCTAGCGACAAGCATCGTGAAATTTATGAGATCGTTAAGGAAGCCCAGCAATATGCTCTTGACCATTTGGTGCCTGGAATGACAGGTAAAGAGGGCGATGCCTTGACGAGGGATATCATCACAAGGTATGGTTATGGTGAATATTTCGGCCATGGGACGGGACACGGACTCGGGATGGAAATTCATGAGGCGCCTCGGCTGTCTGTATCAGGCGATACCGTTCTAGCTCCCGGAATGACGGTAACGGTTGAGCCCGGTATCTATCTCCCCGGTTTTGGTGGAGTAAGAATTGAGGACGACATCGTTATTACCGACAAGGGGATTCGTATATTTACGAAATCTCCCAAGCATTTAATTGTATTGGACTAATTATGGAGCAATGTCTCTACAGGAGGAAATCAATTGATTTCAGTAAACGAATTTAAGACAGGCTTGACGATCGAAGTGGAAGGCGTACTTTACAACGTGCTTGACTTCCAACATGTTAAACCAGGTAAAGGCGCTGCATTCGTGCGCTCTAAGCTTAAGAACCTTCGCAATGGTAACGTAGTAGAGAAAACGTTCCGTGCAGGCGAGAACGTAGTGCGGGCTCACGTCGAGAACCGTGCCGTTCAATACCTTTACAATTCGGGTGCTGATTACACGTTCATGGACAATGAGACATTTGACCAATTCGAATTGACTAAGAGTCAATTGGAATGGGAAATTAACTTCTTGACTGAGAACATGACTGTTAATATCGCTAGCTACAATGGAGATATGATCGGTATCACGATTCCGAATAGCGTTGATCTTAAAGTTGTTGAAGCAGAGCCGGGAATTAAAGGAAGCACAGCTACAGGCGCAACGAAATCCGCTAAGCTTGAAACAGGCTTCTCTGTTCAAGTTCCGTTGTTCATCAACGAAGGCGATGTACTGTCCATCGATACTCGCGAAGGCAAATACATCTCACGCGCGTAGTCTGTATTTAGCGAAAAATCCCGTCTCTCGCAAAATACTGCGGGAACGGGTTTTTTTATGTATTTTGGGCCATAGTACGTGTGCTATAATATAATGCTGTATGCAGGTGTTTTTAATTAGTTATTCAGAAAACATTAAAATGCCGTATGACTTGGGGAGTGACTACCGGTGTCTTTAATAGTAATGAAGTTCGGCGGAAGTTCAGTCGGTACCACAGAACGAATGGACCGGGTGGCGCAGCGCATCATAGAGAAAAAACTACAGGGCGACAGTGTCGTCGTTGTTGTTTCTGCTATGGGGGATACGACGGATGAGCTGATTGACAAGGCAAGTGCGATAAATGAAAATCCGCCTGCCCGTGAGATGGATATGCTACTGAGTACAGGGGAGCAGATTTCCGTTGCTCTATTGTCCATGGCGATCCATAAGCTTGGACATGAGGCAAGGTCTTATACGGGCTGGCAAGCAGGAATCGTTACAGAAGAGCTGCATGCTAAGGCCAAAATAAGTGATATCGATCCTGCTCGGCTATTTGCTTCCCTTGATGCAGGTAACATTGTAATTGTTGCTGGCTTCCAAGGAATGACGGCGGATGGAGAAATTACGACGCTTGGTCGTGGTGGCTCTGATACGACTGCAGTAGCACTTGCAGCAGCGATCAAAGCAGACGTGTGTGAAATTTATACCGATGTTGATGGCATTTATTCTACCGATCCACGCGTTGTCGTGTGCGCAAGAAAGCTAAATGTCATTTCTTATGATGAAATGTTGGAGCTAGCTCATTTAGGTGCAGCCGTGCTTCATCCACGTGCAGTTGAATACGCTAAGCATTACAATGTTAATTTAGTAGTTCGTTCGAGCTTTACGCACAATGAAGGCACGTTGGTGAGGGAGGACGCAGAAATGGAACAGGGCATTGTCGTAAGAGGAATAGCTGTTGATAAAAATGTAGTTCGTATTAGCGTGCTGGGAGTAGAAGATGTTCCGGGCGTGCTTGCCAAGATGTTCGGCGCTCTGGCGAGTAATGGCATTGATGTAGATATTATCGTTCAAAGCGGAGTGCAGGATGGCAAAGCGGACTTTTCATTTACGGTTTCCTTGTCGGATCGTGGTCGTGCGATTGAAGTTCTATCCAGCATAAAGGCAGAGGTTCCATATCGTGAAGCTACTTACGAGGAAAACCTTGCGAAGGTGTCGATCGTAGGAGCGGGTATGGTATCGAATCCTGGCGTTGCTGCGACAATGTTCGAAGCGATTTCTAGCGTAGGTGTGAGCATTAATATGGTTAGCACTTCGGAAATTAGGCTTTCTTGCGTTATTTCTGCAGAGCCGGTTAAAGAAGTTGTTCGTGCGCTTCACACAGCTTACGGGTTGGATACAACCGAAACGGCTTTCGTAGGCGGACCTAAGGATCGTCGTTAAGCTTAAACATTACAGGGCAGTCTCTTCGAGTCTTCGGGTTTGGAGGGGCTGCTTTTTTTTACAATACAAGACTTACATGCCGCTGCGCAGCACCACTGATGAATGAAAATATTGTCCATACTGACGCACAGGTTGCTAGGAGACAAATAAAGTACCCCAAAGTGCCAAAGTGCCAAAGTGCCAAAGTGCCAAAGTGCCAAAGTGCCCCGCACTCTTGTGACATTAGGAGTACGATGTATTTCGCTTGAGTAGAATGTTTTTCATCGTTAATAGCTAGTAGGGGCGCCTCCAAAGACGCATTAACGATGTTTATGATCGTACTTGCTACACATTTGGCCTCTGCGCCTGATCATTTTCGTCGAAGTAGAATGTTTTTCATTGTTAATAGCTAGTAGGGGCGCCTCCAGAGACACATTAACGATGTTTATGATCGTACTTGCTACACAATAGGCCCTGCGCCTGATCATTTTCGTCGAAGTAGATCGTTTTAAGTTATTCAGCGTGGAAAAGTTTCACCATGTCCATTTCTGAATAACCCCCGAAATAAACGTTGAACACCGTAAAAGGACGGCATCAGCCGTTTATGCTTGGACTATCAGGGTTCTATGTCAATAAACGCGATACAAACGTGTATAGTCGTCCTAAGGGCGGCAAAGCCGCTTTACTTATTTTCCGATAAATAATTGAATCATTTTCAAGAAAACTGCTGTCAGTCCGGCAGCCATTAAAGGACCTACTGGTATTCCACGTAAAAACAAAACCCCGACGATAGATCCGATCACAATACCAACGATGAGCTGTGGATCCATTTTAAGTGTTTCGAGGCCCCGACTATTTAAATAGGCACCAATGGCTCCCCCAGCGAGAGCAACCCAGCCTGTCCAGCCTGAGAAGGCAGCAGCGATATCCTTGGGCTGTATGCGTCCTGATGCGAACGGCACTAGTATGGCTAAAGTCAGGAACAGTAAGCCTAGCTCAATTCCTCTTCGCTCGATAGATGGCAAGTAACGTTCCAGATGCGTTAGCTTAATGATGAGAAGGATGCAAGCAGCAGTGGTTATGATGGATGATCTTCCGACTAAGCCTATGACAATGAGTGTGACCAATACCAATTCTCCGTACATAAGGATGACACACTCCCGATAAGATGGATTGTACACGATATGGAACAAGCCACGCGTTTAGAACGCGAGGCTTGTTCATACGAACATAAAGTGTATATTTACAAATCAAATCATGTATTCCGAATAAGGAACCTGCTGCAACTCGAAGGTATCGGAACGAAGTCCACGTCTCATCGTCTCCAGAGTAATGATATCATTTACTGGTATATTTCCAAGATGCACGTCAGGTCCTAGTGATTTGATTAAAGAGACTTGCTGCTCTTTCAGAGGTGCTTCCCACATGAGTCGGTCTAAGTTCGGAACAACCCTTAGAATATGAGATAAGTCACCTTCTCTACATTCGCCATGCTCGTCGAACAAGCCGACGCCTTTACCGGATTCTCTAGCCTCAACCGTAACAAGCTCCGCGCCGCAAGCCCAGTCCTGTTCAGCTGTTCTAGCGAAATCGGTAACGTCAATTCGTGAGCCAAACAGCTTCTTCCCATACTCCGTATATACCGTAAGCCCCATACTCTTAGCATCCCGAATCAGATCGTTGCGAAGCGTTCGGCTCAAATTAATCGTTCCGTCTGAAACCTCAATTCCGGTGAATCCAAGCTCCAATACTTGGCGAAAAAAACCAGGGATTAAATCGAGTCTAACTGCTGCCTCTAGTAGTGTACCTCCTGGAATAACGGTAATTCCATGCTTTATTGCGAGTGCAATTTTACTTTGGATGACAGGAAGAGGATACAAGGTAGAGGTACCAAAACCAAACTTGACGATATCGATATACTCGCCGGATGTAGACAGCATATCCGCGAAAGCGTGCTGTCCAATTCCTTTGTCTATTACCATCGTGCAGCCCTTATTGCGCGGCTTTGCTTGTCGTCTGCCGCTTGGATCACATAATGTTTGAGGCCACGTGGATGTTAAAGTCGTTGTTTGCATACTCAGCTCTCCTCGTTGATTTACAAGGTGGATTTTTACAAGCAATATATGCATTGGCCTATTGCAATGTGAAATAACGGTGCATGTTTCTAGAAATCTCTCAGGGATAAGACAAGTTAACGTTCACATCTGCATAGGTATAGTAGCAGGCTTGTGTTATGGGGCCGGTTTACTTTAGGAGGTAAGGAAATGGATAAAGCAGCATTCAGCATGGCTATGCTTCGAATAGTGTCGGGTAGCTTAGAATTAACGGCTGCAATTGTCATACTACGGTTGAATGATGTACAGAAAGCTTTAGCTGTAAACTCCATGCTAGCTTTGGTTGGACCACTTGTATTGATATCTACAACAATGATTGGATTAACGGGCTTGGCGGACAAGCTATCACCGGTTAAGTTCATATGGATTCTCGCAGGTGTAGGGTGTCTATTAATTGGAATTTTGAGAAAGTAACATAGAGTTAATCTTAGGGTCAAGCAGGCATATTCCTGTTGTCCAAGCATACATATGAAACAGCAAAGATCAACTTCTTGCGGAAAGGGGGGGACTAGGTGCCGCAGCCTTTGATGGAGCTGTTCCCGAATTCCTTGCGTCAAGTGCTTGAACAATTGCCCGCAATTGCTAGGGATTCGTTGGAAGAAATCCGCATTCGCGAAAATCGGCCGCTAGAGATTAGTTACGGGAGCCGATATTCGTTTGTTCGTGAGGATGGGACTTTAACGGATGATCATCAAGGTGCATTCGTGCCCGGAAGGGAGCAATGCCGGGCTTTGTTAGAGAGAGTAACCAACCATTCCATCTATGCTGTGGAAGAAGAGCTTCGCAGAGGTTACGTTACGGTGTCCGGGGGACATCGGATCGGTCTTGCGGGACGAACGGTCTTGGATAAAGGGCTCGTTTCTCACCTGCGGGATATCGCAGGCTTTAACGTGCGTATCGCTAGAGCTCGTATTGGATTTGGCGCGCAGGTGCTGCCTGGACTGCTTGATTTCAAGGCGAAAACGATACGTCATACCTTAATCATCTCACCGCCGCAGCAAGGGAAAACTACGCTAATTAGAGATTTGGCTCGATGTATTAGCTCGGGGCAATGGCACCATCCTTCTGCGCTTGATTGGGGGAGCCGCAAGGTCGGCATTGTTGATGAGCGTTCGGAAATTGCAGCTAGTGATAGAGGTGTTCCTACCTTCGATCTGGGCCCTCGCTGCGATGTGTTAGATGCATGTCCTAAGGCCGAAGGGATCATGATGATGGTGAGGTCGTTATCGCCAGAAATCATTGTGGTGGACGAGATTGGTCGTCCAGAAGACGCGGAGGCCTTGAACGAGGCCATTCATGCAGGAGTTCGTGTGCTTGCCACCGCCCATGCTACAGATTTATCGGACGTGTTCGGCAGGCCAGTGCTTGCCAAGCTGGCAGCGGAAAGGGTGTTCGGCTCTTACGTACTGCTATGGCGAGCTGGTGGGAAGGTGGAGCATCGTATTGTATCGGCTGAAGAGGCTGAACAAGAGGTGTCACGGCGTTACAGTAGAGCAGCCGGGGCTTCTCCAAGAGATGCTCCTGCAACGATCTCTAAGGCTGCTAACCCCAGCCTAGTGCCGCAGGTGCAGACGGAAGCGCTTGTGACCGTTAAAGCACGGCCTATGCCGGTCATCAGATCGCCGGCCCCTAACAGGCAGGGTGATATCAACAATGCTTAAATTCGCAGGTATCTTACTTATTTTGTTCGCTGGAACGATGATTGGATTTGTGCAGGCCTCTCGTTATGCGGCGCGACCCAGGCAAATTCGCGAGCTGCTTCATGCCCTGCAAAGGCTAGAAACAGAAATTAGCTATGGACAAACTCATCTGCCGGAAGCGTTGCAACGAATAGCGGGAATGGTTCCACAGCCGTTGTCTTCTCTATTCGCTACAATTGCTCATTCCTTGTCAGGGGATTCTGCCGGATTGGGCGAAACCGTTCGAGAGTGCTGGGAAAGAGCCATAATCGCTTACTGGCCGGCCACAGCAATGAAAAAAGCTGAAAAAGAAGCGATACTCCGTCTCGGTTCAACTCTAGGCGGTAGCGGTCGAGAAGATCAGCTTAAGCATATCCGCTTAACAATGATTCAATTGCAAGCGGAGGAATTGTCTGCAAGAGACGACCAGAATCGCTACGAAAAGCTTAGCCGCAGCTTGGGAATGCTAGGAGCCGCATTGGTCGTCATTCTGATGATCTAACGTGGGGATCAGTTTGGGAGGCCATAACGATGAACATCGACATCAGCACCATATTTCAAATCGCTGGCATCGGCATCATCGTGGCGATGATTCATACGGTGTTGAAGCAGATGGGCAAGGAAGATATGGCTCATTGGGTTACCTTGATCGGCTTTGTAGTCGTACTTTTCATGGTAGTCCGAATGCTGAACGATTTATTTCAGGAAATTAAGACGATATTTCTGTTTCAGTAGGTGAAGCGGGTGGATATTCTCCAGATCGTCGGAATCGGGTTTCTGGCGACCGTGTTAATTCTAGTCATCCGGGAACAAAAACCGATGTTCGCCTATCTCCTTGCCGCATTTGTAGGTGTCGCTATTTTCTTAGCATTTGTGGGCAAGATCGACGATGTGATATCTGTGCTGGAAGAGCTTGCGGATCGCTCGGGCATACCAACGGTGTATCTGAAGACGATGCTTAAAATAATCGGGATCGCCTATATTGCAGAATTCGGAGCGCAAATCGTGAGAGACGCCGGGCTTGAAAGCATCGCATCCAAAATCGAGTTTGCTGGTAAAATGCTAATTCTGGTCATGGCGGTGCCCATCATCAGCGTCATCGTCGAAACGGTGCTGAATTTACTGCCGGTCTGACGGTACGCGGGACGGGAGGGAGAGCATGCTCCGACAGACGGGAATAAAGAGATGGTTATTGATCCTGCTGTTTATGC
This portion of the Cohnella abietis genome encodes:
- a CDS encoding M24 family metallopeptidase yields the protein MPNSRVTRLRELLSQSEGKALLVTNAVNRHYLTGFTGSSGVVLITKDKAALLTDFRYREQAPKQAQGFQIVEHGSDVNATVAELLKQWGADVLLFEERDVTFAAYRALEQALSPVKLLTSEGIVEKLRLIKDESEIAIIQEAADLADRAFDHILGFIKPGISEKAVALELEVFMRSQGATSSSFETIVASGERSALPHGIASDRIIGRDEFVKLDYGAYYKGYCSDITRTVVVGKPSDKHREIYEIVKEAQQYALDHLVPGMTGKEGDALTRDIITRYGYGEYFGHGTGHGLGMEIHEAPRLSVSGDTVLAPGMTVTVEPGIYLPGFGGVRIEDDIVITDKGIRIFTKSPKHLIVLD
- the efp gene encoding elongation factor P, which produces MISVNEFKTGLTIEVEGVLYNVLDFQHVKPGKGAAFVRSKLKNLRNGNVVEKTFRAGENVVRAHVENRAVQYLYNSGADYTFMDNETFDQFELTKSQLEWEINFLTENMTVNIASYNGDMIGITIPNSVDLKVVEAEPGIKGSTATGATKSAKLETGFSVQVPLFINEGDVLSIDTREGKYISRA
- a CDS encoding aspartate kinase yields the protein MSLIVMKFGGSSVGTTERMDRVAQRIIEKKLQGDSVVVVVSAMGDTTDELIDKASAINENPPAREMDMLLSTGEQISVALLSMAIHKLGHEARSYTGWQAGIVTEELHAKAKISDIDPARLFASLDAGNIVIVAGFQGMTADGEITTLGRGGSDTTAVALAAAIKADVCEIYTDVDGIYSTDPRVVVCARKLNVISYDEMLELAHLGAAVLHPRAVEYAKHYNVNLVVRSSFTHNEGTLVREDAEMEQGIVVRGIAVDKNVVRISVLGVEDVPGVLAKMFGALASNGIDVDIIVQSGVQDGKADFSFTVSLSDRGRAIEVLSSIKAEVPYREATYEENLAKVSIVGAGMVSNPGVAATMFEAISSVGVSINMVSTSEIRLSCVISAEPVKEVVRALHTAYGLDTTETAFVGGPKDRR
- a CDS encoding DUF441 domain-containing protein; the encoded protein is MYGELVLVTLIVIGLVGRSSIITTAACILLIIKLTHLERYLPSIERRGIELGLLFLTLAILVPFASGRIQPKDIAAAFSGWTGWVALAGGAIGAYLNSRGLETLKMDPQLIVGIVIGSIVGVLFLRGIPVGPLMAAGLTAVFLKMIQLFIGK
- the comA gene encoding phosphosulfolactate synthase gives rise to the protein MQTTTLTSTWPQTLCDPSGRRQAKPRNKGCTMVIDKGIGQHAFADMLSTSGEYIDIVKFGFGTSTLYPLPVIQSKIALAIKHGITVIPGGTLLEAAVRLDLIPGFFRQVLELGFTGIEVSDGTINLSRTLRNDLIRDAKSMGLTVYTEYGKKLFGSRIDVTDFARTAEQDWACGAELVTVEARESGKGVGLFDEHGECREGDLSHILRVVPNLDRLMWEAPLKEQQVSLIKSLGPDVHLGNIPVNDIITLETMRRGLRSDTFELQQVPYSEYMI
- a CDS encoding YqhV family protein, with the protein product MDKAAFSMAMLRIVSGSLELTAAIVILRLNDVQKALAVNSMLALVGPLVLISTTMIGLTGLADKLSPVKFIWILAGVGCLLIGILRK
- the spoIIIAA gene encoding stage III sporulation protein AA, whose product is MPQPLMELFPNSLRQVLEQLPAIARDSLEEIRIRENRPLEISYGSRYSFVREDGTLTDDHQGAFVPGREQCRALLERVTNHSIYAVEEELRRGYVTVSGGHRIGLAGRTVLDKGLVSHLRDIAGFNVRIARARIGFGAQVLPGLLDFKAKTIRHTLIISPPQQGKTTLIRDLARCISSGQWHHPSALDWGSRKVGIVDERSEIAASDRGVPTFDLGPRCDVLDACPKAEGIMMMVRSLSPEIIVVDEIGRPEDAEALNEAIHAGVRVLATAHATDLSDVFGRPVLAKLAAERVFGSYVLLWRAGGKVEHRIVSAEEAEQEVSRRYSRAAGASPRDAPATISKAANPSLVPQVQTEALVTVKARPMPVIRSPAPNRQGDINNA
- the spoIIIAB gene encoding stage III sporulation protein SpoIIIAB, encoding MLKFAGILLILFAGTMIGFVQASRYAARPRQIRELLHALQRLETEISYGQTHLPEALQRIAGMVPQPLSSLFATIAHSLSGDSAGLGETVRECWERAIIAYWPATAMKKAEKEAILRLGSTLGGSGREDQLKHIRLTMIQLQAEELSARDDQNRYEKLSRSLGMLGAALVVILMI
- the spoIIIAC gene encoding stage III sporulation protein AC; translated protein: MNIDISTIFQIAGIGIIVAMIHTVLKQMGKEDMAHWVTLIGFVVVLFMVVRMLNDLFQEIKTIFLFQ
- the spoIIIAD gene encoding stage III sporulation protein AD → MDILQIVGIGFLATVLILVIREQKPMFAYLLAAFVGVAIFLAFVGKIDDVISVLEELADRSGIPTVYLKTMLKIIGIAYIAEFGAQIVRDAGLESIASKIEFAGKMLILVMAVPIISVIVETVLNLLPV